One genomic region from Pseudomonas hormoni encodes:
- a CDS encoding pyrroloquinoline quinone biosynthesis protein PqqE, which yields MEISGSTAFYAGLSTIQTGQNRVDQASGQIANNTIERSVTSQSSEVQVDRLRSVDRSQQSDLASNMVEMAQGKFQVAAGVAVAKASDEMLGTLIDTFA from the coding sequence ATGGAAATCTCAGGAAGTACCGCTTTTTATGCCGGTCTGAGCACTATTCAGACAGGGCAGAACCGTGTCGATCAGGCTTCCGGGCAGATCGCCAACAATACAATCGAGCGCTCGGTGACCAGTCAGTCTTCCGAGGTTCAGGTCGATCGCCTGCGTTCGGTCGATCGCAGTCAGCAGTCGGACCTGGCCAGCAACATGGTCGAGATGGCGCAGGGCAAGTTTCAGGTCGCGGCGGGCGTAGCAGTCGCCAAGGCTTCCGATGAAATGCTCGGCACGTTGATCGATACCTTCGCCTGA
- the bioD gene encoding dethiobiotin synthase yields MSAAYFITGTDTDVGKTTVAAGLLHAARSAGLSTAAGKPVASGCDVTPKGLRNADALALLAECSLPLTYAQVNPVAFEPAIAPHLAAREAGVALTVQSLLAPMQQILEMQADFTLIEGAGGWRVPLADQDNLSDLAMALDLPVILVVGVRLGCINHALLTAEAIAQDGLQLAGWVANIIDAKTARLEENLATLAERIPAPCLGRVPKLKLVTAEAVAEHLQLDLLD; encoded by the coding sequence ATGAGCGCAGCGTATTTCATCACCGGTACTGACACCGATGTCGGCAAGACCACTGTGGCTGCGGGTTTGTTGCATGCCGCGCGGTCGGCGGGCCTGAGTACGGCGGCGGGGAAACCGGTTGCTTCGGGTTGCGACGTGACGCCCAAGGGTTTGCGCAACGCCGATGCGTTGGCGTTGCTGGCGGAATGTTCGTTGCCGCTGACGTATGCACAGGTCAATCCGGTGGCGTTCGAACCTGCAATCGCACCGCATCTGGCGGCGCGGGAGGCTGGCGTGGCGTTGACGGTGCAATCCTTGTTGGCACCGATGCAGCAGATTCTGGAGATGCAGGCGGATTTCACCCTGATCGAAGGCGCCGGTGGCTGGCGCGTGCCGTTGGCGGATCAGGACAACCTGTCGGACCTGGCCATGGCGCTGGATCTTCCGGTGATTCTGGTGGTCGGCGTGCGGCTGGGTTGCATTAACCATGCGTTGCTGACAGCCGAGGCGATTGCGCAGGACGGTTTGCAGCTGGCGGGTTGGGTAGCCAATATCATCGATGCCAAGACGGCGCGCCTTGAAGAAAACCTTGCCACGCTTGCCGAGCGGATCCCCGCGCCGTGTCTGGGGCGAGTGCCGAAACTCAAGCTGGTGACAGCAGAGGCGGTGGCGGAACACCTTCAGCTGGATTTGCTGGACTGA
- the bioC gene encoding malonyl-ACP O-methyltransferase BioC, with amino-acid sequence MTDLSLPLPLPKQPGGLPDKRQVAASFSRAAASYDSVAELQRDVGSQLLSHLPGDFVPGRWLDLGCGTGHFSRVLGERFPAGHGVALDIAEGMLNHARPLGGATHFIAGDAERLPLQDSTCDLIFSSLAVQWCADFASVLSEAHRVLKPSGKFAFASLCVGTLFELRDSWRQVDGMVHVNRFREFGVYQQLCAASGLKVASLQTRPHVLHYPDVRSLTHELKALGAHNLNPGRPGGLTGRARILGLVEAYEQFRQAEGLPATYQVVYAVMEKPL; translated from the coding sequence ATGACTGATTTATCCCTTCCGCTTCCCCTTCCAAAGCAGCCCGGCGGCTTGCCGGACAAGCGCCAGGTGGCCGCGTCCTTTTCCCGTGCGGCGGCCAGCTATGACAGCGTCGCCGAATTGCAGCGTGATGTCGGCAGCCAGTTGTTAAGCCATTTGCCGGGTGATTTCGTGCCGGGTCGCTGGCTGGACCTGGGCTGTGGCACCGGGCATTTCAGTCGCGTGCTGGGTGAACGTTTTCCTGCCGGTCACGGCGTGGCGCTGGATATTGCCGAAGGCATGCTCAATCACGCGCGCCCGTTGGGTGGGGCCACGCACTTCATCGCCGGAGATGCGGAACGACTGCCCTTGCAGGATTCGACCTGTGATCTGATCTTCTCCAGCCTGGCGGTGCAGTGGTGCGCGGACTTCGCTTCGGTGCTCAGTGAAGCCCATCGTGTGCTGAAACCTAGCGGAAAGTTTGCATTTGCTAGTCTGTGCGTGGGCACGCTGTTTGAGCTGCGTGACAGTTGGAGGCAAGTGGATGGCATGGTGCACGTCAACCGCTTCCGCGAGTTCGGGGTTTATCAACAGCTGTGCGCGGCCAGCGGTTTGAAGGTCGCGAGTCTGCAAACCCGTCCTCACGTGCTGCATTACCCGGATGTGCGCAGCCTGACTCACGAACTCAAGGCGCTGGGTGCGCACAACCTGAATCCCGGACGGCCGGGCGGTTTGACCGGCAGGGCGCGGATTCTCGGCCTGGTCGAGGCTTACGAACAGTTTCGTCAGGCCGAAGGCCTGCCGGCGACTTATCAAGTGGTGTATGCCGTTATGGAGAAACCCTTATGA
- a CDS encoding alpha/beta fold hydrolase, with amino-acid sequence MRDRLILLPGWGLGISPLEPLAAALQGLDEHLRVEIEPLPELESSDLEEWLDELDSTIPQDAWLGGWSLGGMLASELAARRGDRCCGLLTLASNPSFVGHEQWPNAMPGETFDAFLAGCSADPRMTLKRFSLLCAQGAADPRGLSRLLLGGAPHTSASVLMNGLELLAQLDTRQALQAFRGPQLHLFAGLDGLVPAEAAGDLLALLPDVEIGLIEQASHAFLLEDPHGVAGAIQAFLHESGDD; translated from the coding sequence ATGCGTGATCGTCTGATTCTGCTACCTGGCTGGGGGCTCGGGATTTCACCTCTGGAGCCATTGGCAGCTGCGTTGCAAGGGCTGGACGAACACCTGCGCGTTGAGATCGAGCCGCTGCCGGAGCTGGAATCCAGCGACCTTGAAGAATGGCTTGATGAACTGGATTCGACGATCCCGCAAGACGCCTGGCTCGGCGGCTGGTCCCTTGGCGGGATGCTCGCTTCCGAGTTGGCGGCCCGACGCGGCGATCGTTGTTGTGGCTTGTTGACCCTGGCGAGCAATCCTTCGTTTGTCGGCCATGAGCAATGGCCAAACGCGATGCCCGGCGAGACCTTCGACGCGTTTCTGGCCGGATGCAGCGCCGATCCACGGATGACGCTGAAGCGCTTTTCGCTGCTCTGCGCTCAAGGCGCCGCAGACCCGCGCGGATTGTCACGGTTATTGCTCGGTGGCGCGCCCCACACCTCTGCTTCGGTATTGATGAACGGCCTGGAGCTGCTTGCGCAACTGGATACCCGTCAGGCATTGCAAGCATTCCGCGGCCCGCAGCTGCATTTGTTCGCCGGTCTCGACGGGCTGGTGCCGGCCGAAGCGGCGGGGGATTTGCTGGCGTTGCTGCCGGACGTTGAAATCGGCCTGATTGAACAGGCCAGCCACGCGTTTCTTCTGGAAGACCCTCACGGTGTGGCGGGGGCGATCCAGGCCTTTTTGCATGAGTCCGGTGATGACTGA
- the bioF gene encoding 8-amino-7-oxononanoate synthase has protein sequence MSFDLAARLAARRAENLYRQRPLLESPQGPEVVVDGQPLLAFCNNDYLGLANHPQVIEAWRAGASRWGVGGGASHLVIGHSTPHHELEEALADLTGRPRALLFTTGYMANLGAVTALVGQGDTVLEDRLNHASLLDAGLLSGARFNRYLHNDAASLANRLEKATGNTLVVTDGVFSMDGDIADLPALAREAKAKGAWLMVDDAHGFGPLGANGGGIVEHFGLSQEDVPVLVGTLGKAFGTAGAFVAGSEELIESLIQFARPYIYTTSQPPALACATLKSLELLRSEHWRREHLNILIRQFRQGAEQIGLELMDSFTPIQPIMIGDAGRAVRLSQMLRERGLMVTAIRPPTVPAGSARLRVTLTAAHSEAQVQLLLNGLADCFAQLGPEPSHA, from the coding sequence ATGTCTTTCGATCTCGCCGCACGCCTTGCTGCCCGTCGTGCCGAAAATCTCTACCGTCAACGCCCATTGCTCGAAAGCCCTCAAGGCCCGGAAGTTGTGGTCGATGGCCAGCCGTTGCTGGCGTTCTGCAACAACGACTACCTGGGCCTCGCCAATCACCCGCAAGTGATCGAAGCCTGGCGCGCCGGCGCGTCCCGTTGGGGAGTCGGTGGCGGGGCTTCGCATTTGGTCATTGGCCACAGCACGCCACATCATGAGCTGGAAGAAGCGTTGGCTGACTTGACTGGCCGCCCGCGTGCACTGCTGTTTACCACCGGCTACATGGCCAACCTTGGCGCGGTGACCGCGTTGGTGGGGCAGGGCGATACGGTGCTCGAAGACCGCCTCAATCACGCCTCGTTGCTCGATGCCGGCCTGTTGTCCGGTGCGCGTTTCAATCGTTATCTGCACAACGACGCGGCGAGTCTGGCCAATCGTCTCGAGAAGGCCACCGGCAATACGCTGGTGGTCACCGACGGCGTGTTCAGCATGGATGGCGACATCGCCGACCTGCCAGCGCTGGCCCGGGAAGCGAAGGCCAAAGGCGCATGGCTGATGGTCGATGACGCCCACGGTTTTGGTCCGCTGGGCGCCAACGGTGGCGGAATCGTCGAGCATTTCGGCCTGAGCCAGGAAGACGTGCCGGTGCTGGTGGGCACCCTCGGTAAAGCTTTCGGCACTGCTGGCGCCTTTGTTGCCGGCAGCGAAGAACTGATCGAGAGTTTGATCCAGTTCGCTCGGCCGTACATTTACACCACCAGCCAACCGCCCGCGCTGGCCTGCGCGACGCTGAAAAGCCTGGAGTTGTTGCGTAGCGAGCACTGGCGTCGTGAACATCTGAACATCCTGATTCGCCAGTTCCGGCAAGGTGCCGAGCAGATCGGCCTGGAGCTGATGGACAGCTTCACGCCGATCCAGCCGATCATGATCGGCGATGCCGGGCGTGCGGTGCGGCTGTCGCAAATGCTGCGCGAACGCGGATTGATGGTGACCGCGATCCGCCCACCGACCGTGCCCGCCGGCAGCGCCCGACTGCGTGTGACCCTGACCGCTGCGCACAGCGAGGCGCAGGTACAGCTATTGTTAAATGGACTGGCCGATTGTTTTGCACAACTGGGACCGGAGCCAAGCCATGCGTGA
- the bioB gene encoding biotin synthase BioB: MSASTSATLRHDWSLAEVKALFVQPFNDLLFQAQTVHRAHFDANRVQVSTLLSIKTGACPEDCKYCPQSGHYNTGLEKEKLMEVQKVLEEAARAKAIGSTRFCMGAAWKHPSAKDMPYVLEMVKGVKAMGLETCMTLGRLDQDQTEALAQAGLDYYNHNLDTSPEFYGSIITTRTYSERLQTLAYVRESGMKICSGGILGMGESLDDRANLLIQLANLPEHPESVPINMLVKVAGTPLENAEDIDPFDFIRMLAVARILMPQSHVRLSAGREAMNEQMQALAFFAGANSIFYGEKLLTTANPQADKDMQLFGRLGILPEAREEHADEVHQAAIEQALVEQKSSEMFYNAAV, encoded by the coding sequence ATGAGCGCCAGCACCTCTGCAACCCTGCGTCATGACTGGTCTTTGGCCGAAGTCAAAGCACTCTTCGTTCAGCCATTCAACGACCTGCTGTTCCAGGCGCAGACCGTGCACCGCGCGCATTTCGACGCCAACCGCGTCCAGGTTTCCACGCTGCTGTCGATCAAGACCGGCGCCTGCCCGGAAGATTGCAAATATTGTCCGCAGTCCGGTCACTACAACACCGGCCTGGAAAAAGAAAAACTGATGGAAGTGCAGAAGGTCCTCGAAGAGGCTGCCCGCGCCAAGGCCATCGGTTCGACCCGTTTCTGCATGGGCGCGGCGTGGAAACACCCGTCGGCCAAAGACATGCCGTACGTGCTGGAGATGGTCAAGGGCGTGAAAGCCATGGGCCTGGAAACCTGCATGACCCTCGGTCGCCTCGACCAGGACCAGACCGAAGCCCTGGCCCAGGCCGGTCTCGATTACTACAACCACAACCTCGACACCTCGCCCGAGTTCTACGGCAGCATCATTACCACCCGCACCTACAGCGAGCGCCTGCAAACCCTGGCCTACGTACGTGAATCGGGAATGAAGATCTGCTCCGGCGGCATCCTCGGCATGGGCGAATCCCTCGATGACCGTGCCAACCTGCTGATCCAGCTGGCCAACCTGCCGGAGCACCCGGAATCGGTGCCGATCAACATGCTGGTGAAAGTCGCCGGTACGCCGCTGGAAAACGCCGAAGACATCGACCCGTTCGACTTCATCCGCATGCTCGCCGTCGCGCGCATCCTGATGCCGCAATCCCACGTGCGCCTGTCCGCCGGCCGTGAAGCGATGAACGAGCAGATGCAGGCCCTGGCGTTCTTCGCCGGTGCGAACTCGATTTTCTACGGCGAAAAACTGCTGACCACCGCCAACCCGCAGGCTGACAAGGACATGCAACTGTTCGGGCGCCTGGGGATCCTGCCGGAAGCGCGTGAAGAGCATGCGGATGAAGTGCACCAGGCAGCCATCGAGCAGGCGCTGGTGGAGCAAAAGAGCAGCGAGATGTTCTACAACGCGGCTGTTTGA
- a CDS encoding ComF family protein, whose product MRCQPRYKGPVYIWLKNKQPCLLCGEMADEATPICMACESDLPWLGDHCRTCALPLPAAGMTCGQCLKAPPSFEHVIAPWTYSFPVDSLITRFKHSVKWPFGNLLAELLAQSLQHRFNEALERPDALVPVPLATKRLRQRGFNQAAMLARWLSASLDIPCDEQLLKRIQDTSAQQDLKAEARKKNLRNAFALMPDAAIKGRHLALVDDVLTTGATAQALARLLMDAGASRVDVYCLARTPKPGDIA is encoded by the coding sequence ATGCGCTGTCAACCACGATACAAAGGACCGGTTTACATCTGGTTAAAAAACAAACAACCCTGTCTGCTTTGCGGCGAGATGGCGGATGAAGCTACGCCGATCTGCATGGCGTGTGAATCCGACCTGCCCTGGCTCGGCGATCACTGCAGGACCTGCGCCCTGCCTTTGCCCGCGGCGGGAATGACCTGCGGCCAATGTTTGAAGGCGCCGCCCTCCTTCGAACACGTGATCGCCCCGTGGACCTACAGCTTTCCGGTCGACAGCCTGATCACCCGTTTCAAACACAGCGTGAAGTGGCCGTTTGGCAACCTGCTTGCCGAACTTCTCGCCCAGTCCCTGCAACATCGCTTCAATGAAGCGTTGGAACGGCCCGACGCGCTGGTCCCGGTTCCGCTGGCCACCAAGCGTCTGCGGCAGCGGGGGTTCAACCAGGCCGCGATGCTGGCCCGCTGGTTGAGCGCGAGCCTGGATATCCCCTGCGACGAACAGTTACTCAAGAGGATTCAGGACACCAGCGCGCAACAAGACCTGAAGGCCGAGGCCCGCAAAAAGAACCTGCGTAACGCATTTGCCCTGATGCCCGATGCAGCGATCAAGGGTCGGCACCTGGCGCTGGTCGACGACGTGCTGACCACCGGCGCCACCGCCCAGGCCCTGGCTCGCCTGTTGATGGATGCCGGCGCCTCGCGGGTCGATGTCTATTGCCTGGCGCGCACACCCAAACCCGGCGACATCGCCTGA
- a CDS encoding TOBE domain-containing protein, with product MSLPTLLSQHIVRRPQRIALLQHIAEQGSITRAAKSAGLSYKAAWDAIDELNNLAQKPLVERSVGGKGGGGAKLSSEGERVLRLYQKLQTLQAQVLEAAEDASDLDLLGRLMLRTSARNQLHGKVVAIEAQGRNDLIRLELAGGLALDAQITHDSTVRLELEPGTEVVALIKAGWLDLLAIEDTATSGHNDLTGIIEEILDAEDGPSEVRIGLPNGQTLCALAEPLHLRTLGLVTDKPVRVQFAPSNVLLGTPL from the coding sequence ATGTCCTTGCCCACGTTGTTGTCCCAGCACATTGTCCGTCGCCCGCAGCGCATCGCGTTGCTGCAACACATCGCCGAGCAGGGCTCGATCACCCGCGCCGCGAAAAGCGCGGGCCTGAGTTACAAAGCCGCGTGGGACGCCATCGACGAGTTGAACAACCTGGCGCAGAAACCGCTGGTGGAGCGCAGTGTCGGCGGCAAGGGCGGTGGCGGTGCGAAGCTGTCCAGCGAAGGCGAACGCGTATTGCGCCTGTATCAAAAGCTGCAAACGCTGCAGGCCCAGGTGCTGGAAGCCGCCGAGGACGCCAGCGACCTCGACCTGCTCGGCCGCCTGATGCTCAGAACCAGCGCGCGCAATCAATTGCACGGCAAGGTCGTGGCGATTGAAGCTCAGGGGCGCAACGACCTGATTCGTCTTGAACTGGCCGGAGGCCTGGCCCTTGATGCGCAGATCACCCACGACAGCACCGTGCGCCTGGAGCTGGAGCCCGGCACTGAAGTCGTCGCCCTGATCAAGGCCGGTTGGCTCGACCTGCTGGCCATCGAAGACACTGCAACATCAGGACACAATGACCTGACCGGCATCATCGAAGAAATCCTCGACGCCGAAGACGGCCCCAGTGAAGTGCGCATCGGCCTGCCCAATGGCCAGACGCTATGCGCTCTGGCCGAGCCGCTGCACTTGCGAACCCTCGGCCTCGTCACCGACAAACCGGTACGGGTGCAATTTGCCCCCTCCAACGTGCTGCTCGGTACACCACTCTGA
- a CDS encoding PhoX family protein has product MSLLEDNQNTDLENMVGLSRRGFISAGALCGAAMFLGGNLLSRSVLAASVSAGTSKLLGFDSIPAATSDAITLPPGYKSSVLISWGQPLQKNGPAFDPSGNGTAEHQEIQFGDNNDGMSLFEFPGEKDRALMAINNEYTNYRYLYPHGGMPQSKEEVRKALACEGVSVIEVQRKNGQWQFVQGSRYNRRIHGNAPITLSGPAAGHDLLKTSADPHGKNVLGTFQNCANGKTPWGTYLTCEENFTDCFGSSNAEQKFDAAQKRYGAVATSKEINWHQHDERFDLAKNPNELNRHGWVVEIDPFDPQSTPVKRTALGRFKHENAALAETHDGHAVVYMGDDERGEFIYKFVSRDKINHKNPKANRDLLDHGTLYVARFDAGDGNADHPRGQGEWIELTHGKNGIDASSGFANQAEVLIHARLAATVVKATRMDRPEWIVVSPKDGQVYCTLTNNAKRGEDGQPVGGPNPREKNVYGQILRWRTDRDDHGSKSFAWDLFVVAGNPGVHVGTPKGGSSNITPQNMFNSPDGLGFDKAGRLWILTDGDSSNAGDFAGMGNNQMLCADPVTGEIRRFMVGPIGCEVTGISFSPDQKTLFVGIQHPGENGGSTFPEHLPNGKPRSSVMAISREDGGIVGA; this is encoded by the coding sequence GTGAGCCTATTAGAAGACAACCAGAACACCGACCTCGAGAACATGGTCGGCCTCAGCCGTCGTGGCTTCATCAGCGCGGGCGCCCTGTGCGGTGCAGCCATGTTCCTCGGCGGCAACCTGCTGAGCCGCAGCGTGCTCGCGGCCAGTGTCAGCGCAGGCACCAGCAAACTGCTGGGTTTTGACAGCATCCCCGCCGCCACCAGCGACGCCATTACCCTGCCGCCGGGCTACAAGTCTTCGGTGCTGATCAGTTGGGGCCAGCCGTTGCAGAAGAACGGTCCGGCGTTCGACCCGAGCGGTAACGGCACTGCCGAGCATCAGGAAATCCAGTTCGGCGACAACAATGACGGCATGAGCCTGTTCGAATTTCCGGGTGAGAAAGACCGGGCATTGATGGCGATCAACAACGAATACACCAACTACCGCTACCTCTACCCGCACGGCGGCATGCCGCAATCGAAAGAAGAAGTGCGCAAGGCGCTGGCCTGCGAAGGCGTGTCGGTGATCGAAGTGCAGCGTAAGAATGGCCAATGGCAATTCGTTCAGGGTTCGCGCTACAACCGACGCATTCACGGTAACGCGCCGATCACCCTCAGCGGTCCCGCTGCCGGCCACGACCTGTTGAAAACCAGCGCCGACCCACACGGCAAGAACGTACTCGGCACCTTCCAGAACTGCGCCAACGGCAAGACGCCGTGGGGCACCTATCTGACCTGCGAAGAGAACTTCACCGACTGTTTCGGCAGCAGCAATGCCGAGCAGAAATTCGACGCCGCGCAGAAACGCTACGGCGCGGTGGCGACCAGTAAAGAAATCAACTGGCATCAACACGACGAGCGTTTCGACCTGGCGAAAAACCCCAACGAACTCAACCGTCACGGCTGGGTGGTGGAAATCGATCCGTTCGATCCGCAGTCGACACCCGTCAAGCGCACCGCACTGGGCCGTTTCAAACATGAAAACGCGGCCCTGGCCGAAACCCATGACGGCCACGCCGTGGTGTACATGGGCGACGACGAGCGCGGCGAGTTCATCTACAAGTTCGTCAGCCGCGACAAGATCAACCACAAAAACCCGAAGGCCAATCGCGACCTGCTGGATCACGGCACCTTGTACGTGGCGCGCTTCGACGCGGGTGACGGCAATGCCGATCACCCGAGAGGTCAGGGCGAGTGGATCGAATTGACCCACGGCAAAAACGGCATCGACGCCAGCAGCGGTTTCGCCAATCAGGCCGAAGTGCTGATTCACGCGCGCCTCGCGGCCACCGTGGTGAAAGCCACGCGCATGGACCGTCCGGAGTGGATCGTCGTCAGCCCCAAGGATGGCCAGGTCTATTGCACGCTGACCAACAACGCCAAGCGCGGTGAAGACGGTCAACCGGTGGGTGGGCCGAATCCGCGTGAGAAGAACGTGTACGGGCAGATTCTGCGCTGGCGCACGGACCGCGATGATCATGGTTCGAAAAGCTTTGCCTGGGATCTGTTTGTGGTCGCCGGCAACCCGGGTGTCCACGTGGGTACGCCGAAGGGCGGTTCGTCGAACATCACGCCGCAAAACATGTTCAACAGCCCGGATGGCCTGGGTTTCGACAAGGCCGGACGCTTGTGGATCCTGACCGATGGCGACTCGAGCAATGCCGGTGATTTTGCCGGCATGGGCAATAACCAGATGCTCTGCGCCGACCCGGTCACCGGGGAGATCCGCCGCTTCATGGTCGGGCCGATTGGCTGCGAAGTGACGGGGATCAGCTTCTCGCCGGATCAGAAGACGCTGTTTGTCGGGATTCAGCATCCGGGGGAAAACGGTGGGTCGACGTTCCCTGAGCATTTGCCGAACGGCAAGCCGCGGTCTTCGGTGATGGCGATTTCCCGTGAGGATGGCGGGATCGTCGGCGCCTGA
- a CDS encoding serine/threonine protein kinase, protein MAHPFATLTPDLVLDAVESIGFLSDARILALNSYENRVYQVGIEDSEPLIAKFYRPQRWTNEAILEEHQFTFELAECDVPVVAPMIHNGASLHEHNGFRFTLFPRRGGRAPEPGNLDQLYRLGQLLGRLHAVGATKPFEHREALGVQNFGHASLTTLLEGNFIPKSLLPAYESVARDLLKRVEDVYNVTPHQNIRMHGDCHPGNMMCRDEMFHIVDLDDCRMGPAVQDIWMMLAGDRQECLGQLSELMDGYNEFHDFDPRELALIEPLRALRLMHYSAWLARRWDDPAFPHSFPWFGTERYWGDQVLALREQLAALNEEPLKLF, encoded by the coding sequence ATGGCCCACCCGTTTGCAACCCTCACCCCAGACCTCGTGCTCGATGCCGTCGAAAGCATCGGCTTTCTCAGCGACGCGCGCATTCTGGCGCTCAACAGCTACGAGAACCGCGTCTATCAGGTCGGCATCGAAGACTCCGAGCCACTGATCGCCAAGTTCTACCGCCCGCAGCGCTGGACCAACGAAGCGATTCTCGAAGAGCACCAATTCACCTTCGAACTCGCCGAGTGCGACGTACCCGTGGTGGCGCCGATGATTCACAACGGCGCCAGCCTGCACGAACACAACGGTTTCCGTTTCACCCTGTTTCCCCGCCGTGGCGGACGCGCGCCGGAGCCGGGCAACCTCGATCAGCTGTATCGGCTGGGCCAACTGCTTGGTCGCCTGCACGCCGTCGGCGCGACCAAACCGTTCGAACACCGTGAAGCCTTGGGCGTGCAGAACTTCGGTCATGCCTCGCTGACGACGCTGCTCGAAGGCAACTTCATCCCCAAAAGCCTGCTGCCGGCCTACGAGTCCGTGGCCCGCGACCTGCTCAAGCGTGTGGAAGACGTCTACAACGTCACGCCTCACCAGAACATCCGCATGCATGGCGATTGCCACCCCGGCAACATGATGTGCCGCGACGAAATGTTCCACATCGTCGACCTCGACGACTGCCGCATGGGCCCGGCGGTGCAGGACATCTGGATGATGCTCGCCGGTGACCGTCAGGAATGTCTGGGGCAGCTGTCGGAATTGATGGACGGCTACAACGAATTTCACGACTTCGACCCGCGGGAACTGGCGCTGATCGAACCGCTGCGCGCGCTGCGCCTGATGCACTACAGCGCCTGGCTGGCGCGGCGCTGGGACGACCCGGCGTTCCCGCACAGTTTTCCGTGGTTCGGGACCGAGCGGTATTGGGGGGATCAGGTGTTGGCGTTGCGTGAGCAATTGGCGGCGCTCAACGAAGAGCCCCTAAAACTTTTCTGA
- the rarD gene encoding EamA family transporter RarD, with product MQAANPRRGYILGLSAYIIWGLFPIYFKAIANVPAVEIIIHRVLWSALFGALLLMVWKHPGWWRELRDNPKRLAILALSGTLIAANWLTYVWSVNNGRMLEASLGYYINPLVNVLLGMLILGERLRRMQWIAVGLAAVGVAQQVWQVGSLPWVSLVLALTFGFYGLIRKQAPVKALPGLVVETWMLVPIAMAWLLFNQTAMSAQPEFWTTTEAWWLVAAGPVTLVPLVCFNAAARHLPYTTLGFLQYLAPTLVLLQAVLLFGEHLSSSTLVAFIFIWAGLAVYSVDAWISLRRRS from the coding sequence ATGCAAGCCGCCAACCCGCGTCGCGGGTACATCCTGGGCCTGAGTGCCTACATCATCTGGGGCCTGTTCCCGATCTACTTCAAAGCCATCGCCAACGTGCCCGCCGTGGAGATCATCATCCACCGCGTGCTCTGGTCTGCGTTGTTCGGTGCCTTGCTGCTGATGGTGTGGAAGCATCCGGGCTGGTGGCGCGAGCTGCGTGACAACCCGAAACGGCTGGCGATCCTCGCGCTGAGCGGCACGCTGATCGCGGCCAACTGGCTGACGTACGTCTGGTCGGTGAACAACGGGCGCATGCTCGAAGCCAGCCTCGGTTACTACATCAACCCGCTGGTGAACGTGTTGTTGGGGATGTTGATCCTCGGCGAACGGCTGCGGCGCATGCAGTGGATCGCAGTGGGTCTGGCGGCGGTCGGTGTGGCGCAACAGGTGTGGCAGGTCGGCAGTCTGCCGTGGGTGTCGCTGGTGCTGGCGCTGACGTTTGGCTTCTACGGTTTGATCCGCAAGCAGGCACCGGTCAAAGCCCTGCCCGGCCTGGTGGTGGAAACCTGGATGCTGGTGCCGATTGCCATGGCCTGGCTGCTATTCAATCAGACGGCCATGAGCGCTCAGCCCGAGTTCTGGACGACTACCGAAGCCTGGTGGCTGGTTGCCGCCGGGCCGGTAACCCTCGTGCCGCTGGTGTGTTTCAACGCCGCCGCACGGCATTTGCCCTACACCACGCTGGGATTCCTCCAATACCTGGCACCGACATTGGTGCTGCTGCAAGCCGTGCTGCTGTTTGGCGAACACTTGTCGTCCAGCACACTGGTGGCGTTTATCTTTATCTGGGCCGGGCTGGCGGTTTACAGCGTCGATGCGTGGATAAGTTTGCGCCGTCGCAGCTGA
- a CDS encoding glycine cleavage system protein R: protein MDHLVLTVFAPDKPGQVERIAQCIAEHGGNWLESRMSRMAGQFAGILRVGVPAEAYDELVDALQALSAHGIRVLIAESGIEQSCTWKPIAMELVGNDRPGIVRDITRLLSEQGVNLERLVTEVRPAPMSSEPLFHAEAILAVPLTLSLDVLQSRLETLADDLMVELVLRSEP from the coding sequence ATGGACCACCTCGTACTCACTGTTTTCGCACCGGACAAACCTGGGCAGGTCGAGCGCATCGCCCAGTGCATTGCCGAGCACGGCGGCAACTGGCTGGAAAGCCGCATGTCACGTATGGCCGGGCAATTTGCCGGGATTCTTCGGGTGGGCGTGCCGGCCGAGGCCTACGACGAATTGGTCGATGCCCTGCAGGCGTTGTCGGCCCATGGCATTCGCGTGTTGATTGCCGAAAGTGGCATCGAGCAATCCTGCACCTGGAAACCAATCGCCATGGAATTGGTGGGCAACGACCGTCCGGGGATCGTGCGCGACATCACGCGTCTGTTGAGTGAGCAGGGGGTCAATCTGGAACGACTGGTTACCGAAGTGCGTCCGGCGCCGATGAGCAGCGAGCCGCTGTTCCACGCCGAAGCGATTCTCGCCGTGCCGCTGACCCTGTCTCTGGATGTGTTGCAGTCGCGCCTGGAAACCCTGGCGGACGATTTGATGGTGGAATTGGTCCTGCGCAGCGAACCCTGA